Proteins encoded together in one Leptospira semungkisensis window:
- a CDS encoding FAD-binding oxidoreductase, which translates to MATAVKKKTAKPVAKKKSGSKFDIKAFEARLSPIQKVEAWGMNHFSESHVFQPESIQDFKSLFSYAKETGAKVTFRGGGCSYGDAATNVKGVVVDIRNFNKILSFNPKTGILVAESGVTIKQLWEFGIEKGFWPPVVSGTMFPTLGGALSMNIHGKNNFAVGPIGDHIQEFTFLSPDGKEFVCSPNKNSDIFYSAISGFGMLGAFLTVTIKLKKIYAGKMRVWPVNTSNLQEMYDYFEKEYKQSDYLVGWVDSFGSGKGLGRGQIHKAVHLKEGEDPDFPENCKVEKQILPSTFLGIIPKSWMWIFMYPFSNNLGMRFVNLGKWISGFLGNNKPYLQGHAEYAFLLDYVPNWKFMYKPGAMIQYQSFIPKANAVKGFEEILSLCQKRGIVNWLAVFKKHRPDKFLLTHAVDGYSMAMDFPVTKRNKEKLWELAKEMDEIVLKSGGRFYFAKDSTLRPEVYRRSMPKQNLDKFKAMKKKLDPKNILESDLFRRVWGK; encoded by the coding sequence ATGGCCACTGCCGTTAAGAAGAAAACCGCTAAACCGGTAGCTAAGAAAAAATCCGGATCTAAATTCGATATAAAAGCATTCGAAGCTCGTTTGAGCCCGATCCAAAAAGTGGAAGCCTGGGGAATGAATCATTTCTCAGAAAGCCATGTATTCCAACCGGAATCGATACAAGACTTTAAATCCTTATTCTCGTATGCAAAAGAGACTGGCGCCAAGGTAACTTTCCGAGGCGGAGGTTGTAGCTATGGGGACGCCGCCACGAATGTTAAAGGGGTGGTCGTAGATATTCGAAACTTCAACAAGATCCTTTCCTTCAATCCGAAGACAGGGATCCTAGTTGCAGAATCCGGAGTGACTATTAAACAACTTTGGGAATTCGGAATAGAGAAGGGATTCTGGCCTCCTGTAGTAAGCGGCACCATGTTCCCTACCTTAGGGGGAGCTCTTTCCATGAATATTCATGGAAAGAATAATTTTGCCGTGGGTCCGATCGGAGATCATATCCAAGAATTTACTTTCTTAAGTCCAGATGGGAAAGAGTTCGTTTGTTCTCCTAATAAGAATTCAGATATTTTCTACTCCGCAATTTCAGGTTTTGGAATGCTCGGAGCCTTTCTTACCGTTACCATTAAATTAAAGAAAATTTATGCAGGTAAGATGAGAGTTTGGCCGGTCAATACTTCCAACCTGCAAGAGATGTACGATTATTTCGAAAAGGAATACAAACAGTCTGATTATCTAGTTGGCTGGGTGGATTCTTTCGGCTCTGGAAAAGGTTTAGGAAGAGGGCAGATCCACAAGGCAGTTCATTTGAAAGAAGGAGAGGATCCTGATTTTCCTGAAAATTGCAAGGTAGAGAAGCAAATCCTTCCTAGTACATTCTTAGGAATTATTCCTAAGTCTTGGATGTGGATCTTCATGTATCCTTTTAGCAATAACTTAGGAATGAGATTCGTAAATCTGGGAAAATGGATCTCAGGATTTTTAGGAAATAATAAACCTTACTTACAAGGACATGCAGAGTATGCTTTCCTCTTGGATTACGTTCCGAATTGGAAGTTTATGTACAAGCCTGGAGCGATGATCCAGTACCAGAGTTTTATTCCGAAGGCGAATGCGGTAAAAGGCTTCGAAGAAATTCTAAGTCTTTGCCAAAAACGAGGGATCGTAAACTGGTTGGCTGTTTTCAAGAAGCATAGACCGGATAAATTCCTATTAACTCATGCAGTGGACGGATACTCTATGGCTATGGATTTTCCGGTGACCAAGAGAAATAAGGAAAAGCTCTGGGAGCTCGCTAAAGAAATGGATGAGATCGTTTTAAAGAGCGGGGGAAGGTTCTATTTCGCGAAAGATAGCACTCTCAGACCTGAAGTCTACAGAAGGTCCATGCCGAAGCAAAACTTGGATAAGTTCAAGGCTATGAAAAAGAAGCTGGATCCTAAGAATATACTCGAATCCGATCTATTTAGAAGGGTTTGGGGCAAATAA
- a CDS encoding ribonuclease HI family protein produces the protein MKKLEIYCDGASKGNPGPSSIGVAVYSQKEEVHSISRRISDGTNNTAEWAALEAGLRYCLEQGAEEVVAYLDSELVVKQFRGEYKVKSPHLQEAKEKVKSVSSKFASFSIYHVPREKNKRADKLANLAFES, from the coding sequence TTGAAAAAACTAGAGATTTATTGCGATGGTGCCTCTAAGGGAAATCCTGGGCCTTCTTCAATAGGAGTCGCAGTATATTCTCAAAAAGAAGAGGTCCATTCCATCTCTCGTAGGATCTCCGACGGCACAAATAATACGGCAGAATGGGCCGCCTTAGAAGCGGGCCTTCGTTATTGTCTGGAACAAGGGGCGGAGGAAGTCGTAGCCTATCTGGATTCCGAACTTGTAGTGAAACAATTTCGGGGAGAATACAAGGTAAAATCTCCTCATCTGCAAGAAGCAAAGGAGAAGGTTAAGTCAGTCAGTTCCAAATTTGCCAGCTTCTCCATTTATCATGTTCCGAGAGAAAAGAACAAAAGAGCAGACAAACTAGCTAACCTCGCCTTTGAATCCTAA
- a CDS encoding LA_3751/LA_3752 family putative glycosyltransferase, with amino-acid sequence MLSNLFYRALSFSNKSYGFVLIGAIFLSGFLSWQYQTGFRVGDGAIKQQQLADLLQNGFPDFSCRYSGAKFDPDFQFLPLDLKKGSTMTHVYNGKCYYVFPFYYTAIQYPFALLLGRFGSYFLSLVFGVLTLYSLFKISILLNLGEKARASFLAVLLLGSAFSLFATDLSETVLAVFGVTEGIYFLLREEDSPKIKDYLFAGLLFGFASFFRQEVILLSASISIIQVFRIFKKPTALVFSITFGILLLAQAGINFAVVGHPLGSRGHLQSSSNYDITAQLIYLSQLVFLGKGSLGLLGAYPALLFAIRFRPRTINSLTQILLGILVFILLSGLLTSTRFWQGVLFGPRFLMTVLPFVLIYLMSVLDSNWKSISKPFRWIAILLLIYSIAGGIIFDRLYYKFTKSVVMEQAELSNFSSETVVYRKGSVFLPSDSFSTHRAVFEINGPDQFDSLLEKLYENGTKRFTVIGFKDSYPREKLVPPSQKFEFTHREFKQSPSINMETIEIKRKE; translated from the coding sequence ATGCTTTCCAATCTATTCTATAGAGCCTTATCTTTCTCGAACAAATCATACGGATTCGTTCTGATAGGCGCTATTTTTCTTTCCGGTTTTCTATCTTGGCAGTACCAAACTGGATTTAGGGTTGGAGATGGAGCAATCAAGCAGCAGCAATTAGCCGATCTTCTGCAAAACGGATTTCCTGATTTTTCCTGTCGTTATTCTGGAGCAAAGTTCGATCCTGATTTTCAATTCCTTCCATTGGATCTGAAGAAGGGTTCTACCATGACCCATGTTTACAATGGAAAATGTTACTATGTATTTCCTTTTTATTATACTGCAATCCAGTATCCTTTCGCGTTGCTTCTGGGAAGGTTCGGGAGCTATTTTCTCTCCTTGGTCTTTGGGGTCTTAACCTTATATTCTCTATTTAAAATTTCAATCCTACTAAATTTGGGCGAGAAGGCTAGAGCATCTTTTCTTGCAGTCTTACTTCTCGGTTCTGCATTTAGTTTATTTGCTACGGATCTTTCCGAGACTGTTCTTGCAGTATTCGGAGTCACAGAGGGAATCTATTTCCTTTTAAGAGAAGAGGACTCGCCAAAGATAAAAGATTATCTTTTTGCAGGACTTCTATTCGGGTTTGCCTCTTTCTTTCGTCAGGAAGTGATCCTTCTCTCGGCGAGTATTTCCATTATTCAAGTTTTTAGAATATTCAAAAAGCCGACTGCACTTGTATTTTCAATAACCTTCGGCATTCTTCTTTTGGCCCAAGCGGGGATTAATTTCGCGGTGGTAGGGCATCCTCTCGGCTCTAGAGGTCATCTTCAATCTTCTTCTAATTATGATATAACGGCTCAATTGATTTACCTTAGCCAACTCGTATTCTTAGGAAAAGGTTCTTTAGGATTATTAGGTGCCTACCCTGCTCTTTTGTTTGCGATCCGCTTTCGACCAAGAACAATCAATTCTCTGACCCAAATCCTTTTAGGAATCTTAGTATTCATCCTTCTCTCCGGATTACTGACTTCTACTCGATTCTGGCAGGGAGTTCTCTTCGGGCCTAGATTCTTAATGACAGTTCTTCCATTCGTTTTGATTTATCTGATGAGTGTGTTAGATAGTAACTGGAAAAGCATCTCTAAACCTTTTCGATGGATTGCGATCCTTCTTTTAATCTACTCCATCGCGGGTGGAATCATCTTTGATCGGCTCTATTATAAATTCACAAAGTCCGTCGTAATGGAACAGGCAGAGTTAAGTAATTTTTCTTCAGAGACGGTAGTGTATAGAAAAGGATCCGTTTTCCTTCCTTCGGACTCTTTCAGCACGCATCGAGCGGTTTTCGAGATCAATGGACCGGATCAGTTTGACTCATTATTAGAAAAACTATATGAAAATGGGACCAAAAGATTTACTGTGATCGGCTTTAAGGATTCTTATCCGAGAGAAAAATTAGTTCCACCTTCTCAGAAATTCGAATTTACACACAGAGAGTTTAAGCAAAGTCCCTCTATCAATATGGAAACGATAGAGATCAAAAGGAAAGAATAG
- a CDS encoding SDR family NAD(P)-dependent oxidoreductase: MAKKIIVVGASSGIGKEIAAQLIEEGHQVAAFARREKELKKIAPSSKSKNLFVKHDVTEYSKVPGEFSKAVKALGGLDEIYYASGVMHRVGPEEFPVKKDLEMLEVNLLGCVAWLDSAAAYFQEKKAGKIIGISSIAGDRGRRGNPVYNASKAGMSTYLEALRNRLAVQGVQVVTVKPGMIQTPMTEGLPGLMWLITAKEAAQVILAKVNAGKEVFYVPARWALVSLIIRLIPSFIFRRLSI, from the coding sequence ATGGCTAAAAAGATCATCGTTGTAGGCGCCTCTAGCGGCATTGGAAAAGAAATCGCGGCCCAATTAATCGAAGAAGGACACCAAGTCGCTGCCTTCGCTCGTAGAGAAAAGGAATTGAAGAAGATCGCTCCTTCTTCTAAGAGCAAAAATCTTTTCGTGAAGCATGACGTAACCGAATACTCCAAGGTTCCAGGTGAATTTTCCAAAGCAGTCAAAGCATTAGGCGGTTTGGACGAGATCTACTATGCTTCCGGAGTCATGCATAGAGTGGGTCCTGAAGAATTTCCTGTAAAGAAAGACTTAGAGATGTTAGAAGTCAATCTTCTTGGTTGCGTGGCTTGGTTGGATTCTGCTGCTGCATACTTCCAAGAGAAGAAGGCAGGAAAGATCATTGGAATTTCTTCCATCGCAGGCGATAGAGGAAGAAGAGGAAATCCAGTATATAACGCGTCTAAGGCTGGGATGTCCACTTATTTAGAAGCATTGCGCAATCGTTTGGCCGTGCAGGGTGTGCAGGTCGTTACAGTAAAACCTGGTATGATCCAGACACCAATGACCGAAGGTCTTCCTGGTTTAATGTGGTTGATCACAGCTAAGGAAGCCGCACAGGTTATATTAGCAAAAGTGAATGCAGGAAAAGAGGTCTTCTACGTTCCAGCTCGTTGGGCTCTCGTTTCTCTGATCATTCGTCTCATTCCTTCCTTCATTTTTAGAAGGCTTTCTATTTAA
- a CDS encoding arginyltransferase: MHIDYFEFLDSLPSSDDSACSYYPERISRIKGFAWREVISPSVLDFLFRFGFRRSGAFYYRTSCPSCSHCLSYRIPLLSFSPNAKHKRIFKKNQDLRVTVSSPEMDPEKKDLYLKYQRSRHEGSYGNSDEELLQTMQIQMYDGSDNSKEIRIYKEERLLGWMLLDLGRETVSAVYSVFDPEEEKRSLGNFLILSSILWARGNQFKEFHLGLFLPGHPKMDYKSKWKPAEILEKKSGLWENAETFLPKYFDLFGREGSGSTEG, from the coding sequence ATGCATATCGATTATTTTGAATTTTTGGATTCTCTTCCGAGTTCTGACGACTCTGCATGTTCTTATTATCCGGAGAGGATTTCCAGGATCAAGGGTTTCGCCTGGAGAGAGGTAATTTCTCCTTCGGTTTTGGATTTTCTGTTTCGCTTCGGGTTTAGAAGATCCGGTGCTTTCTATTATAGAACTTCTTGTCCGAGCTGTTCTCATTGCTTGAGTTATAGGATTCCCTTGCTCTCTTTTTCTCCGAATGCAAAACACAAAAGGATCTTCAAAAAGAATCAGGATCTTAGAGTCACTGTTTCTTCTCCCGAAATGGATCCTGAAAAGAAAGATCTGTATTTGAAGTACCAAAGATCTAGGCATGAGGGAAGTTACGGAAATTCGGATGAGGAGCTTTTGCAAACGATGCAAATTCAAATGTATGACGGCTCAGATAATTCGAAGGAGATCCGGATCTATAAAGAGGAAAGACTTCTAGGTTGGATGTTATTGGATTTAGGAAGAGAAACTGTCTCCGCAGTATATTCTGTATTCGATCCTGAGGAAGAGAAAAGAAGTCTCGGAAATTTTCTCATCCTTTCTTCGATTCTTTGGGCAAGAGGAAATCAATTCAAAGAATTTCATCTAGGTCTTTTTCTTCCAGGTCATCCTAAGATGGATTATAAAAGTAAATGGAAGCCTGCGGAGATATTAGAAAAGAAGAGTGGACTCTGGGAAAATGCCGAGACCTTCCTTCCGAAATATTTTGACTTGTTTGGAAGAGAAGGAAGCGGTTCGACCGAAGGATGA